A genomic segment from Gracilimonas sediminicola encodes:
- a CDS encoding FAD-dependent oxidoreductase, with the protein MTRTKPDIPVVIVGGGPVGLFLAICLIKEGIECRVLEKRKEPIPDSRSLGIHPVSLELFDEVGITEQFLSAGLKIRKGIALTKDQKLGEISFENCPTPHNYILACPQFTIEKILRNELQKLDEDALITGATVKHFDEYGQFVEITYSIDQQANQRITTDYIIGCDGKNSAIRQKASIHYSGKRYNDTYIMGDFEDTTDFGPDAAVFLLKEGLIECFPLPNGMRRWVVKTDDYIPEPSQLKLATLVQDRLDYDLFGIKSTMLSSFGVQHFMAETFAKGRVLLAGDAAHVVSPIGGQGMNLGWLDCRVLADSFAQIKNKESGIAEQIFREYSEHQRSIAKKVARRAEINMALGRKQRMPVFRNLFVKGMLHSPLKNKVAEIFTMRGLGSWWI; encoded by the coding sequence ATGACAAGAACTAAGCCTGACATACCGGTGGTAATTGTAGGTGGAGGGCCCGTTGGTTTATTCCTGGCCATCTGCCTGATTAAAGAGGGAATAGAATGCCGTGTACTTGAAAAACGAAAAGAACCCATTCCGGATTCTCGGTCATTGGGCATTCACCCCGTATCGCTGGAGCTGTTTGATGAAGTGGGGATCACAGAGCAATTCTTAAGTGCCGGTTTAAAAATCAGGAAAGGAATTGCGCTTACCAAAGACCAGAAGCTGGGTGAAATCTCCTTCGAAAACTGCCCGACGCCTCATAATTATATCCTCGCCTGTCCGCAATTCACCATAGAAAAAATCTTGCGTAATGAACTGCAAAAACTTGATGAAGATGCTTTGATAACCGGAGCAACCGTAAAACACTTCGATGAATATGGGCAGTTTGTGGAAATCACCTATTCCATTGATCAGCAAGCGAATCAGCGAATAACGACTGACTACATCATCGGTTGTGATGGGAAAAACAGTGCTATCCGCCAAAAAGCCTCTATCCACTATTCCGGAAAACGATATAACGATACCTACATCATGGGCGACTTTGAAGACACCACCGACTTCGGTCCCGATGCGGCTGTATTTTTGCTAAAAGAAGGCCTGATTGAATGCTTCCCGCTCCCGAATGGAATGCGACGCTGGGTGGTAAAGACCGATGACTATATACCGGAACCAAGTCAGCTAAAGCTCGCTACTTTGGTGCAGGACAGACTGGATTATGACTTATTTGGCATAAAAAGCACGATGCTCAGCAGTTTTGGAGTGCAGCATTTTATGGCTGAAACCTTTGCCAAAGGTAGGGTATTACTCGCCGGTGATGCCGCTCATGTTGTAAGCCCCATTGGTGGTCAGGGTATGAACCTCGGCTGGCTGGACTGCCGGGTGCTCGCTGATTCTTTTGCTCAAATTAAAAACAAAGAATCTGGTATCGCTGAACAGATCTTTCGGGAGTATTCCGAACATCAAAGGTCTATTGCAAAAAAAGTGGCACGAAGAGCGGAAATCAATATGGCACTGGGACGAAAACAAAGGATGCCTGTTTTCAGAAACCTGTTTGTAAAGGGCATGCTGCATTCACCACTCAAGAATAAAGTAGCGGAGATTTTTACAATGCGGGGGCTCGGCAGCTGGTGGATTTAA
- a CDS encoding MATE family efflux transporter, whose translation MKNPRKDIKKEGLKLVAIGSPIIATQLLRMGLNFTDTVMAGNLSALDLAAVAIGNAIYMPIGIFCMATLIAINPVVSQFLGARKFEEIGKSARQMFWLIILLTIPAFFLIRNLDLVMHLVGVTAEIIPLADGYLKAISWGVLPLLAYAGVRYFSEGLSVTKPAMYIAAASLVLNVGANYVLMYGKLGFPALGAVGTGYATSIINLFGAIVFIAFTASFKPFKRFNIFDRTTGPEWKYIGELIKVGVPNGVSSSMEILLFATVSLLMGTLSVKAAAAHQIAINVAATMFMIPFGLSMAISQRVGFSLGQGSMTNARFRGFVGIVICAGVMTLTALLLFLAPEFIISIYTDDVEVASVAISLLFMAAIFQISDGLQVGAFGALRGLKDTRIPMIVNFISYWLVGFPTGYLLGIYLGYGPEGLWIGLIGGLTVAAVLHNYRFNKLTKARS comes from the coding sequence ATGAAAAATCCGCGCAAAGATATAAAGAAAGAAGGGCTGAAGTTAGTAGCTATTGGTAGCCCTATCATTGCTACTCAGCTTTTACGAATGGGGCTCAATTTTACCGATACGGTAATGGCCGGAAACCTGTCTGCCCTCGATCTTGCTGCCGTCGCCATCGGTAATGCCATTTATATGCCCATCGGGATTTTTTGCATGGCCACGCTGATCGCCATCAATCCGGTGGTTTCTCAATTTCTGGGTGCCCGAAAGTTTGAGGAAATTGGCAAAAGCGCCCGGCAGATGTTCTGGCTCATCATCTTACTAACCATTCCCGCTTTTTTCCTGATCCGAAACCTGGACCTGGTGATGCACCTGGTGGGCGTAACCGCGGAAATCATCCCCCTCGCCGATGGATACCTCAAAGCCATCTCCTGGGGCGTTTTACCGCTGCTTGCCTACGCGGGTGTTCGATACTTCAGTGAAGGATTATCGGTTACCAAGCCGGCTATGTACATTGCCGCGGCAAGCCTGGTTTTAAACGTCGGAGCCAACTATGTGCTGATGTATGGCAAATTAGGGTTCCCGGCTTTGGGAGCGGTTGGCACCGGCTATGCAACCTCCATCATTAATCTGTTCGGGGCCATTGTATTCATCGCCTTTACCGCATCCTTTAAACCCTTCAAACGCTTTAATATTTTCGATCGGACAACCGGTCCTGAGTGGAAGTACATTGGTGAACTCATTAAAGTAGGTGTACCAAATGGGGTGAGTTCATCTATGGAAATCCTTCTTTTTGCTACCGTCAGCTTGCTGATGGGAACACTGAGCGTAAAAGCTGCCGCTGCTCACCAAATTGCGATTAATGTAGCAGCTACCATGTTTATGATTCCTTTCGGGCTTTCCATGGCTATTTCCCAACGGGTCGGGTTTTCGCTGGGGCAAGGTTCTATGACTAATGCCCGCTTTCGGGGTTTTGTAGGAATTGTCATTTGTGCAGGGGTGATGACGCTCACCGCATTGCTGCTATTCCTGGCACCGGAATTCATCATCAGCATTTACACCGATGATGTGGAAGTAGCTTCAGTTGCCATTTCCTTACTGTTTATGGCCGCTATTTTCCAGATCTCAGACGGACTGCAAGTGGGAGCCTTTGGTGCACTTCGGGGATTGAAGGACACTCGCATTCCCATGATCGTGAACTTTATTTCTTACTGGCTGGTGGGTTTTCCAACCGGATACCTGTTAGGAATTTATCTCGGATATGGCCCGGAAGGACTATGGATTGGGCTGATCGGTGGATTGACTGTAGCAGCTGTATTACATAACTACCGGTTTAATAAGCTCACGAAAGCCAGGTCTTAA
- a CDS encoding sensor histidine kinase: MSSAILKSPIENKTWALAFLLTLIALAYGIFEIWTEQGQLSEIEQVQLANQSVYKALQNYSDFEQDFINESEKYATTANQFLENNVPTDALAEEAVAGFDFWGLSLFRDQNMLLWTGFAAKTLPTISDSSEAVLSLEQNNNVTFLQYRTSFTVSEADSSVPFILITRKKIKQENILPIGNNAEISPSTLFQTESEYPVHFSFFENPPANIQFQTKISTANIDSAGVVYTLSEGYATYRSNQQNRYFLYRAIFYAVFICLITLFLISISRELSTWKSLLLKLFAITLAWAFFSNIDYGVGWIEIFYALGQQDFLTLKPLVKYGVHALFVLLLTIVCFRPLISSEIELQKQPKITLPLTLIFFGFLCAFLLHFYIIETYSLFTQTSIPVLDLEVFPNWDTLVFYVMSGVFTISCITLLTLLGWFIIKLTITPPIIPFLFILSGYILGMFIIFELSADAHIAGWITLTTGIFFGTILSFVFLANRDSDLFTYASRLRLLLLFSFISVGLSYIAVYKGYSERLNGQMQRAAELFVDEEATQAERIARSLLTGLERSVSNLTEEDLNQRPAFVENYFTQQTQQLITEEWERFSISTQLVNNNGDIIGEYSSDLDSPAWTRAFNIMSLVIPFEEEQIRLENLRPIVRERPLNEANSNYSSFRRAWIPLYENGSSPQRIGWILCSVYRERPQFEKPLRAVIASEGSENWNASISITEYVNGLASRRNIVGIPLEMPGYLRLPGELIEDIVVEEDSTMFRTEGLGDQQIREFFIATSSEKIIRAATNHPGLDNHLFSLLRFFFCVLITGLLVLGSLFWKKDLNILGHNRRFRDRLIDRFVFASLLCLMALIATTYYAIKSQNQKSVQDQLLDKLGNLTDAISLQEKQSLSASPIPLSELTSTLDADAALYKDKTVNTSTTSQIYNQHLLPRILPWDVYDSIYNRGNSQVTRKATLGNQELLIGYQPWLNTEGSIAGIVAIPTFLEAPKFNEQLLSTTSYLLGFYVIIFGLFIIAASLISTQLTSPLEALREGLKKISGGDLETTLPVKSKDEIGSLTNAYNVMVYRLKDLQEDLARAEREAAWKEMAQQVAHEIKNPLTPMKLNLQHLERQLNVSEDEFKLMKPKIEKIAANMIEQIESLSQIASDFSKFARPTDQEFKPVELNELLASVAELYEPEENLTIETELHQGELRVLGVKDELRRTLINLVKNAHEAMPEGGKVTLTSTLSRAKDKVVISVKDNGEGIPEETQDQIFVPNFSTKSSGTGLGLAITKKVIEEHDGEISFTSEKEKGTTFTIHLPLDKTE, translated from the coding sequence ATGAGTAGTGCTATATTGAAATCACCCATAGAAAATAAAACCTGGGCTCTTGCCTTTCTGCTGACTCTGATCGCCCTTGCTTACGGGATATTTGAAATATGGACCGAACAAGGGCAACTTTCTGAGATTGAACAGGTTCAATTAGCCAATCAATCGGTTTATAAAGCACTGCAAAACTACAGCGATTTTGAGCAGGACTTCATTAATGAAAGTGAAAAGTATGCGACTACCGCAAACCAATTCCTGGAAAACAATGTCCCGACAGATGCACTTGCCGAAGAAGCAGTGGCAGGTTTTGACTTCTGGGGGTTGTCACTTTTTAGAGATCAGAACATGTTGCTTTGGACCGGCTTTGCCGCAAAGACTCTCCCCACTATTTCGGATAGCAGCGAAGCCGTTTTAAGCCTTGAACAGAATAACAACGTCACATTTCTGCAATACCGAACTTCCTTCACCGTCAGTGAGGCGGATTCTTCCGTACCGTTTATCCTCATTACCCGGAAGAAAATTAAGCAGGAAAATATTCTCCCCATTGGCAACAATGCCGAGATAAGTCCTTCAACTCTTTTCCAGACAGAATCGGAGTACCCGGTTCACTTTAGTTTTTTTGAAAACCCACCGGCTAACATTCAGTTCCAAACAAAAATATCTACCGCAAATATAGATTCAGCCGGAGTCGTTTATACCCTTTCGGAAGGCTACGCTACCTACCGGTCAAACCAACAGAACCGTTACTTTTTATACCGGGCTATTTTCTACGCTGTTTTCATCTGCCTAATTACCCTGTTTTTGATTTCCATTTCCCGGGAATTGAGTACCTGGAAATCCTTGCTGTTGAAATTATTTGCCATCACTTTGGCATGGGCTTTCTTTTCAAATATTGATTACGGGGTGGGCTGGATTGAAATATTTTATGCTTTGGGTCAGCAAGATTTTTTGACGCTTAAGCCCCTGGTAAAGTATGGAGTACATGCGTTATTTGTTCTGCTGCTCACCATTGTCTGCTTCCGCCCGTTAATTTCTTCGGAGATTGAGCTGCAGAAACAACCTAAAATCACCCTGCCGTTAACCCTGATTTTCTTTGGGTTTCTATGCGCCTTCCTGCTTCACTTTTATATCATTGAAACCTACTCTCTTTTTACCCAGACATCTATCCCGGTGTTAGATCTTGAGGTATTCCCCAACTGGGACACCCTCGTTTTCTATGTGATGTCCGGGGTTTTCACCATTTCATGCATCACGCTGTTAACCTTGCTGGGCTGGTTTATCATTAAGCTCACCATCACCCCTCCCATTATCCCCTTTTTATTCATTCTTTCAGGATATATCCTTGGGATGTTTATCATCTTTGAGCTGAGTGCCGATGCCCATATTGCGGGATGGATCACCCTTACCACCGGCATTTTCTTTGGAACCATCCTTAGCTTCGTTTTCCTGGCCAATCGAGATTCTGATTTATTTACCTATGCCTCCCGTTTACGATTGCTGCTTTTATTCAGCTTTATCTCTGTAGGCTTATCGTATATAGCTGTGTACAAAGGCTATTCTGAACGATTGAATGGGCAGATGCAGCGGGCAGCCGAGTTATTTGTTGATGAAGAAGCCACCCAGGCCGAACGTATTGCCAGAAGTTTACTTACCGGGCTTGAGCGCTCAGTCTCTAATCTTACCGAAGAAGACTTAAATCAGCGCCCCGCTTTTGTTGAGAATTATTTCACCCAGCAAACCCAACAACTTATTACCGAAGAATGGGAGCGTTTCTCCATTTCAACCCAGCTTGTAAATAATAATGGGGATATCATCGGGGAGTACTCTTCTGATTTAGATTCCCCGGCATGGACCCGCGCTTTCAATATTATGTCGCTGGTGATTCCATTTGAGGAAGAACAAATCAGGCTGGAAAACCTTCGACCCATTGTACGGGAGCGGCCCTTAAATGAAGCCAACTCAAATTATTCTTCTTTCCGCCGGGCCTGGATTCCCCTTTATGAAAACGGCTCGTCTCCACAGCGTATTGGATGGATTTTATGCTCCGTGTACCGCGAACGTCCTCAATTTGAGAAACCTCTGCGTGCCGTTATTGCCTCGGAGGGCAGTGAGAACTGGAACGCGTCAATCAGTATCACGGAATATGTGAACGGACTTGCTTCCCGCAGAAACATTGTTGGGATACCCCTGGAAATGCCCGGTTATCTGCGGCTTCCCGGAGAACTTATTGAAGATATTGTGGTAGAGGAAGATTCCACCATGTTCAGAACAGAGGGTCTTGGAGATCAGCAAATCAGGGAGTTTTTCATTGCCACCTCAAGTGAGAAAATAATACGGGCTGCTACAAATCACCCCGGCCTGGATAATCACCTGTTTTCGCTGCTCCGGTTTTTCTTTTGTGTGTTGATTACCGGCCTCCTCGTCCTTGGCTCCCTGTTCTGGAAAAAAGACCTCAACATTCTGGGGCATAACCGTCGTTTTCGAGACCGGCTTATCGACCGTTTTGTATTTGCCTCCCTGCTTTGCCTGATGGCCTTGATCGCAACAACATATTATGCCATCAAAAGCCAAAACCAAAAAAGCGTACAGGACCAACTGTTGGATAAACTGGGAAATCTTACCGATGCTATTTCTCTTCAGGAGAAGCAATCGCTTAGCGCATCCCCTATTCCACTCAGCGAACTCACATCAACACTGGATGCTGATGCTGCTCTTTATAAAGACAAAACCGTCAACACCTCTACCACCAGCCAGATTTATAATCAGCACCTGCTTCCGAGAATTTTACCCTGGGATGTGTACGATTCCATTTATAACCGGGGAAACAGCCAGGTTACCCGAAAAGCCACCCTTGGCAATCAGGAACTGTTGATTGGATATCAGCCCTGGCTTAACACAGAAGGGTCGATTGCCGGTATTGTTGCCATTCCTACCTTTCTGGAAGCGCCAAAATTCAATGAACAGCTGCTTTCAACAACCAGCTATTTGCTTGGGTTTTATGTCATCATATTCGGGCTGTTCATTATTGCCGCTTCATTGATTTCAACCCAATTAACCTCTCCACTCGAAGCACTGCGGGAAGGACTCAAAAAAATATCCGGTGGCGATCTGGAAACCACTCTTCCCGTAAAAAGTAAAGATGAAATCGGCTCGCTGACCAATGCTTATAACGTTATGGTGTACCGGCTGAAAGACTTACAGGAAGACCTGGCCCGTGCCGAACGGGAAGCTGCATGGAAAGAAATGGCCCAGCAGGTGGCTCACGAAATCAAAAATCCGCTTACACCCATGAAGCTGAACCTCCAACACCTGGAGCGTCAGCTGAATGTTTCGGAAGATGAGTTCAAACTCATGAAACCAAAAATTGAGAAGATCGCGGCAAATATGATTGAACAGATTGAATCACTCAGCCAAATTGCTTCCGATTTCTCCAAGTTTGCCCGCCCTACCGATCAGGAGTTTAAACCGGTTGAATTGAATGAACTGCTTGCATCGGTGGCAGAGCTGTATGAGCCGGAAGAGAACCTCACCATAGAAACTGAACTTCACCAAGGAGAACTCCGGGTTCTTGGCGTGAAAGATGAGCTACGGCGGACTCTCATCAACCTCGTTAAGAATGCGCATGAGGCCATGCCCGAAGGAGGGAAAGTCACCCTGACATCTACTCTGAGCAGGGCAAAAGACAAGGTAGTCATATCTGTGAAAGACAATGGTGAGGGTATTCCCGAAGAAACTCAGGATCAGATTTTTGTGCCGAATTTTTCCACTAAATCGAGCGGAACCGGCCTGGGGCTGGCCATCACTAAAAAAGTCATTGAAGAACACGATGGCGAGATTTCTTTTACCTCCGAAAAAGAAAAGGGAACCACCTTCACCATTCACCTTCCTTTAGACAAAACCGAATAG
- a CDS encoding 2-hydroxyacid dehydrogenase — protein sequence MPKILITEPIPDDVIDYLKNFASVTVGDKGTYQSEEALIRDIPEYDGLLCMLSTPVSETVLKAGQNLKVIANFAVGYDNIDVEAAHDLGIKVANTPDVLTEACGDYAMGLLLALSRKFKEAEQYLRDGKFAGWEPLGFLGMELRDRTLGIIGMGRIGQAFADRARAFGMKIIYHNRTRVDEETEQELKAEFIADHKELAQRADVLSLNCPLTEETHHLVNKELLDSMPEHALLINISRGAVIDEAALAQALHQNQIAGAALDVFEEEPKVHPDLLTAPNTLLLPHIASATHRTRKDIGMLAAEAITSVLEGKADSEIPNLISR from the coding sequence ATGCCTAAGATCCTGATCACAGAACCTATACCTGATGATGTAATTGATTATTTGAAGAACTTCGCATCGGTCACTGTTGGGGATAAAGGCACCTACCAATCTGAGGAAGCGCTCATTCGGGATATCCCGGAATACGACGGACTCCTATGCATGCTGTCCACCCCGGTTTCGGAGACGGTACTAAAAGCCGGGCAAAACCTAAAGGTTATAGCCAACTTTGCCGTTGGGTATGATAACATTGATGTAGAAGCCGCTCATGATCTTGGCATTAAAGTAGCCAACACTCCGGATGTGCTTACCGAAGCTTGTGGAGATTACGCGATGGGCCTTTTGCTCGCACTTTCCAGAAAATTCAAAGAAGCCGAACAGTATCTGCGTGATGGAAAATTTGCCGGCTGGGAGCCCCTTGGCTTTTTAGGAATGGAACTGAGAGACCGAACCCTTGGCATCATAGGGATGGGGAGAATTGGGCAGGCCTTTGCAGACCGGGCTCGTGCATTTGGCATGAAGATTATCTACCACAACCGCACAAGAGTGGATGAAGAAACAGAACAGGAACTTAAAGCCGAGTTTATTGCAGATCATAAAGAGCTTGCCCAACGCGCTGATGTATTGAGCCTGAATTGCCCACTCACTGAAGAAACCCATCACCTGGTGAATAAAGAGCTTTTAGATTCGATGCCGGAGCACGCATTATTGATCAATATTTCGAGAGGAGCGGTTATTGATGAGGCGGCTTTAGCCCAGGCATTGCACCAAAACCAAATTGCCGGAGCCGCACTCGATGTTTTTGAAGAGGAGCCCAAAGTACATCCCGATTTGTTAACGGCCCCAAATACCCTGCTGCTTCCGCATATCGCCAGTGCTACCCATCGCACCAGAAAAGACATCGGGATGCTTGCCGCCGAAGCGATCACATCGGTCCTTGAAGGTAAGGCGGACAGCGAAATACCAAACTTGATTAGCCGTTAA
- a CDS encoding class I SAM-dependent methyltransferase — MPVFLSKRRPDLIEYMDRDDCDPQLLENTYRQFATINLLLSQWKRIYKNELQPLMKKGESYSLLDIGFGGGDVPLKLSEWAKKDGLDLQITAIETDQRAFEFARQQKAPDQVTFRHCSSTDLVSQSRSYDFVISNHVLHHLPKDQTLQILNEAKSLALQKVIFNDIERSDIGYGLFATFARLIFRNSFIVPDGLISIKRSYTKAELAEVAPTGWQVQRLFPFRLLLKYDKN; from the coding sequence ATGCCTGTTTTTCTGTCAAAGCGCCGGCCGGATTTAATTGAATATATGGATCGGGATGATTGTGACCCTCAACTGCTCGAAAATACCTATCGGCAGTTTGCGACTATTAATTTGCTGCTGTCACAATGGAAACGGATTTATAAAAACGAACTTCAGCCATTGATGAAAAAAGGTGAAAGCTATTCTCTCCTCGACATCGGCTTTGGAGGCGGAGATGTACCTCTCAAACTTTCTGAATGGGCCAAAAAGGATGGGCTTGATTTGCAAATCACAGCTATAGAAACTGATCAACGAGCCTTTGAATTTGCCCGGCAGCAGAAGGCTCCTGATCAGGTTACATTCAGGCATTGTTCTTCCACGGATCTGGTATCCCAATCCCGTTCGTACGATTTCGTGATTTCCAATCATGTGCTTCATCACCTGCCTAAAGATCAGACGCTTCAAATATTGAATGAAGCGAAGTCGCTTGCCCTTCAAAAAGTCATTTTCAATGATATTGAACGGAGTGATATTGGCTATGGCCTCTTTGCCACTTTTGCCCGGCTGATTTTTCGTAATTCCTTCATTGTTCCCGATGGATTGATTTCCATAAAACGAAGTTACACCAAGGCGGAATTGGCTGAAGTCGCCCCTACCGGATGGCAGGTTCAACGCTTATTTCCTTTTCGATTATTATTGAAGTATGACAAGAACTAA
- the rsfS gene encoding ribosome silencing factor gives MTDIKQPAKKQFENAFSDDTPDSQEMVEVITEALLSRKGKEIIVLDVSELTTLTDYFVVCHGNSDVQIKALADVVEEDVREKMGEKAWKKEGLQSRSWVILDFVNIVVHVMSKEKRDFYGLERMWNDAKVTYIEDASEE, from the coding sequence ATGACCGACATTAAACAACCAGCAAAAAAACAATTTGAAAATGCCTTCTCGGATGACACCCCTGATTCTCAGGAAATGGTGGAAGTAATTACGGAGGCCCTGCTTAGCCGAAAAGGTAAAGAAATAATCGTGCTGGATGTTTCTGAACTGACTACCCTTACCGACTATTTCGTTGTTTGCCATGGTAACTCCGACGTTCAAATCAAAGCTCTCGCCGATGTTGTGGAAGAAGATGTACGCGAAAAAATGGGAGAGAAAGCCTGGAAAAAAGAGGGTTTGCAGAGCCGCTCCTGGGTAATCCTGGATTTTGTGAACATTGTAGTACACGTAATGAGTAAAGAAAAACGGGACTTCTACGGACTTGAGCGCATGTGGAATGATGCCAAAGTGACCTACATTGAAGATGCTTCTGAAGAATGA
- a CDS encoding type III polyketide synthase produces MPVFIHDIATSVPPFSSDQQHIREVMKKHVGTDRKTEAIIHRIYTQSGIEKRHSVVQDFEPNEHGRLFFNGQAKSEPGTAARNKVYEEESKKLFVDVGRKLLADNPHISSEEITHVVTVSCTGFFAPGPDYELVKALRLKPSTERFHVGFMGCYAAFPAMKMAQSFCKADPDAVVLVVAAELCTLHFQFRNDIDNLLSGSVFADGAAGMIISSKPPKKQGFEIRKFASSLAPKGEKDMAWTIGDSGFNMILSTYVPDIIKENLESVVQPLYEAYQLSRADIDYWALHPGGRAILDKIEDSLNLKPHQISASRAVLSEFGNMSSATVLFVLNKLLDSDLTAGQYVLPMAFGPGLTIESGLFEVHHPDED; encoded by the coding sequence ATGCCCGTATTCATTCATGACATAGCCACTTCAGTTCCGCCTTTTTCGAGCGATCAGCAGCATATCCGCGAGGTGATGAAAAAGCATGTGGGTACGGATCGAAAAACCGAAGCCATTATTCACCGCATCTATACTCAGTCCGGAATTGAGAAACGCCATTCTGTGGTGCAAGATTTTGAGCCCAACGAACACGGAAGATTGTTTTTTAACGGTCAGGCTAAATCCGAGCCAGGAACAGCCGCCCGAAACAAGGTGTATGAAGAGGAATCAAAAAAGCTTTTTGTGGATGTCGGTCGGAAATTGCTTGCTGACAATCCACATATCTCTTCTGAAGAAATCACCCATGTAGTCACTGTATCCTGTACGGGCTTTTTTGCTCCGGGGCCTGATTATGAACTGGTGAAAGCTCTCCGGTTGAAACCCTCTACAGAACGTTTTCATGTTGGATTTATGGGGTGCTATGCTGCCTTCCCGGCCATGAAAATGGCCCAATCATTTTGCAAAGCTGATCCGGATGCGGTGGTGTTGGTGGTTGCTGCTGAGCTATGCACGCTTCACTTTCAGTTCAGAAATGACATCGACAATTTGCTATCCGGGTCTGTGTTTGCAGATGGGGCAGCAGGAATGATCATCTCTTCAAAACCACCCAAAAAGCAAGGCTTTGAAATCCGGAAGTTTGCTTCTTCCCTGGCTCCAAAAGGGGAAAAAGATATGGCCTGGACCATTGGTGATTCCGGCTTTAATATGATCCTTTCCACTTATGTGCCGGACATCATTAAAGAGAACCTGGAATCTGTTGTTCAGCCACTTTATGAGGCTTATCAGCTTTCCAGAGCGGATATCGATTACTGGGCTTTGCATCCGGGTGGGCGTGCAATCCTTGACAAAATTGAGGACAGCCTGAATCTGAAACCCCATCAAATATCAGCATCCCGGGCTGTGCTTTCCGAGTTTGGTAATATGAGCAGCGCCACGGTTCTGTTTGTACTCAACAAGCTGCTGGATTCTGATTTAACAGCCGGACAGTACGTTCTTCCCATGGCTTTTGGTCCGGGATTGACGATTGAAAGTGGGCTCTTTGAAGTTCATCATCCGGATGAGGATTGA
- a CDS encoding GAF domain-containing protein, which yields MVDGINRTLQLKEVLRKCMEAAKVVMNSEASSLMLLDELTGDLNVSIPTGPVKDEIMGMAVPKSKGIGGWVISYNQPFISNDVVESDIFWKDLSTGFTTRNIICVPLQDNEGQAFGVLQAINKKDGQMFVNEDVPVFESLALHVASAIERSKKFDEVERKLAEREEEILDIHRRLNDNLSAISDLLEFDLEEIRDIDSRKILKATNARIKSMMNVQPLLSEKTESGTINLSKYLGLIAGQVEQSFDDSDEDVRLTLRLEDAQLDSRRSMLCGLILNELMTAAYKKASSSKEIGEVIVSLKQTGKEKVVVIVTDNGRGTEVIQKDVEGMKSPKAIIRNLAEKLEADLSYTQNPEIGSTSILSFHI from the coding sequence GTGGTAGATGGTATAAACCGAACACTGCAACTTAAGGAAGTACTTCGCAAGTGTATGGAGGCCGCCAAGGTTGTGATGAACTCAGAAGCGAGTTCTCTTATGCTTTTGGATGAACTCACCGGTGATTTGAACGTCAGCATTCCAACCGGCCCCGTGAAAGATGAAATTATGGGGATGGCCGTTCCGAAAAGCAAAGGTATTGGTGGATGGGTAATATCCTATAACCAACCTTTCATCTCTAACGATGTGGTGGAAAGCGATATTTTCTGGAAAGATCTGTCCACAGGCTTCACAACCCGGAATATCATTTGTGTGCCTTTGCAGGATAATGAAGGACAGGCATTCGGTGTACTTCAGGCCATCAACAAAAAGGATGGGCAGATGTTTGTGAACGAAGATGTGCCTGTGTTTGAGTCGCTGGCCCTTCATGTTGCTTCCGCCATAGAGCGGTCCAAAAAGTTTGATGAGGTGGAGAGAAAACTGGCTGAACGGGAGGAGGAAATTCTGGACATCCACCGCCGGCTGAATGATAACTTATCTGCAATTTCTGACCTTCTTGAGTTTGACCTGGAGGAAATCAGAGATATTGACTCCCGAAAAATACTGAAGGCTACGAATGCACGCATTAAATCCATGATGAACGTGCAGCCTCTTTTGTCTGAGAAGACGGAATCCGGAACCATCAACTTATCAAAGTACCTGGGACTGATAGCCGGTCAGGTAGAACAATCTTTCGATGATTCAGACGAGGATGTGCGATTGACTTTACGCCTTGAAGACGCACAGCTGGATAGCAGAAGAAGCATGCTTTGTGGTTTAATTTTGAATGAATTGATGACCGCTGCATACAAAAAAGCATCTTCCAGTAAAGAAATAGGAGAGGTAATCGTAAGTCTGAAGCAGACCGGGAAGGAAAAAGTTGTGGTTATTGTGACGGATAATGGCCGTGGAACAGAGGTTATTCAAAAGGATGTTGAAGGAATGAAAAGTCCAAAGGCCATCATTCGAAACCTGGCGGAAAAGCTGGAGGCAGACCTTAGCTACACACAGAACCCTGAAATCGGTTCAACCTCCATTCTTTCATTTCATATTTAA